One segment of Ascochyta rabiei chromosome 7, complete sequence DNA contains the following:
- a CDS encoding chromosome segregation in meiosis- protein, which translates to MSLTHPPPTSGDELDDILNGIASEGGHVQSQAELSDSRTTNNNSNTDAGLGIDEEIVVTKKRIPIPKLDEARLRSEPGIPRLRKISKERLRFKGKGHEYGDIARMLNMYQLWLDDLYPRAKFADALAIIEKVGHTKRMQVDRKAWMDEGKPGRDTEQDEDDLVATVPDEAPARDQQEAMEDLDAGEDITQVRSGSAIHHQPQAQSDPIVEGPDEDELDALLAETTQADNPVTRPVPSQSEPTQDDIFADEMEAMEGMDDMW; encoded by the exons ATGAGCCTAACGCATCCACCACCCACCTCGGGCGACGAGCTAGACGATATCTTGAACGGGATAGCATCAGAAGGAGGCCATGTCCAGTCGCAGGCTGAGCTTTCTGACAGCAGAACtaccaacaacaacagcaacacagATGCAGGTCTCGGGATTGACGAGGAGATTGTGGTGACCAAGAAGCGCATACCTATACCGAAACTTGACGAAGCAAGGCTGCGCTCAGAGCCAGGGATACCACGATTGCGAAAGATATCGAAAGAACGACTGCGATTCAAAGGCAAAGGACACGAA TACGGAGACATCGCCCGCATGCTGAACATGTATCAACTATGGCTCGACGATCTCTATCCTCGTGCTAAATTCGCAGACGCTTTGGCTATAATCGAGAAGGTCGGACACACGAAACGCATGCAAGTGGACCGAAAAGCTTGGATGGACGAAGGGAAGCCAGGCCGAGACACAGAGCAGGATGAAGACGACCTGGTTGCAACAGTCCCCGATGAAGCACCCGCGCGAGATCAGCAGGAGGCAATGGAAGACCTAGACGCGGGTGAGGATATAACACAAGTGCGATCTGGTTCGGCTATCCACCATCAGCCACAAGCTCAATCTGATCCTATTGTTGAAGGACCGGATGAAGACGAATTGGATGCTCTTTTAGCAGAGACTACTCAAGCTGATAATCCAGTTACGAGGCCGGTGCCATCACAATCAGAGCCCACACAAGACGACATTTTTGCGGACGAGATGGAGGCCATGGAGGGTATGGATGACATGTGGTGA